In a single window of the Hydrogenobaculum sp. 3684 genome:
- a CDS encoding DUF4382 domain-containing protein — protein sequence MKNTILRKGSVAVAVLGIGALLSACGVGGGSGSSSSSGSGFTTTSAYIQDDASNFPNVTVGIYSISLANTGDGNACVLFSSFTPVYINLASLSGIAQYISTTACPSDSAYNRLDIVLSNTVSVIEPVTYSSTMCTLTSYNPNANSNVTLPNTVNCGSGSSCTLDMTGNIGALSGTNSYVDIDFDLKDSYMITSGTNCQFSFATRPITMENENEPSNVMLRLRGYVSNLSTTAFNIVKDDNSYTVVYSSLTSSVSSLLQSASSNSLKVAVVCSSFTNNICSASLITQTVGGFYNSYYNSYTNGYLTLAKEDSTTLVTIPLFNPVIYPLSMTWSSFTVGSSYLLDVNTCSASNCASNVYFTGNIMLEDDNN from the coding sequence ATGAAAAACACTATACTTAGAAAAGGTAGTGTAGCTGTTGCTGTCTTAGGTATTGGAGCGCTTTTAAGCGCTTGTGGTGTAGGAGGTGGTTCAGGCTCTTCGTCTAGTTCTGGTAGTGGTTTTACTACAACAAGCGCTTACATCCAAGATGATGCTTCTAATTTTCCAAACGTAACAGTAGGTATATACAGTATATCTCTTGCTAATACTGGAGATGGTAATGCTTGCGTTTTGTTTAGTAGCTTTACTCCAGTTTATATAAATCTTGCTAGCTTATCGGGTATTGCCCAGTATATAAGTACAACTGCCTGTCCGTCCGATAGTGCTTACAATAGGCTTGATATAGTTCTTTCAAATACAGTAAGTGTTATTGAACCAGTTACTTATAGCTCTACTATGTGTACACTCACTTCTTACAATCCAAATGCTAATTCAAATGTTACACTGCCAAATACTGTAAACTGTGGGAGTGGTTCTTCATGTACGCTTGATATGACTGGAAACATCGGTGCACTATCAGGTACAAACTCCTACGTAGATATTGATTTTGATTTAAAAGATAGTTATATGATTACATCTGGTACTAACTGCCAATTTAGCTTTGCTACAAGGCCTATAACCATGGAAAATGAAAATGAGCCATCCAATGTTATGCTAAGGCTAAGAGGATATGTAAGCAACTTATCTACTACCGCTTTTAATATTGTAAAAGATGATAATTCTTATACTGTAGTGTATAGCTCGCTAACCTCAAGCGTATCTAGTCTTCTTCAAAGCGCTTCTTCTAATAGTTTAAAAGTGGCTGTAGTGTGCAGTAGCTTTACAAACAATATATGCAGCGCATCCCTTATAACTCAAACAGTAGGTGGTTTTTATAATAGCTATTATAATAGCTATACAAATGGCTATTTAACGTTGGCAAAAGAAGACAGCACTACTTTAGTCACAATTCCTCTTTTTAACCCTGTTATTTACCCACTTTCTATGACTTGGAGCTCATTTACAGTAGGCAGTAGCTATCTTCTTGATGTGAACACATGCAGCGCATCAAACTGTGCTTCTAATGTATACTTTACTGGAAATATTATGCTAGAAGATGACAACAACTGA
- a CDS encoding bifunctional oligoribonuclease/PAP phosphatase NrnA: MERVVPLANKLLEENGSILLVCHENPDGDTLGSALALYIFLKKLNKDVYVFCKDNIPKFAQFLPRVNEVLHPKDLEGKTFDLAIIVDAAGFKRANFEISSHLKARIDHHVGGDFYGLYDFIDFTCASTTLLVYELLKYINKDLIDKDIALCLYTGLCTDTGFFRYSNTTKEVFDAASSLCAYGVEPNYVWKNFGERESLAKLRLISKALENLEIFHSGKTAGIVITQSMIEETGALYEDTEGLVNYPRRLEGVYVAFAMIETKKEDGSTFWRVSLRSKEESVDVSKIAQRLGGGGHKYASGCKLYDDMHTSLYKLLDSIALELSNLEKAKEISLEEVQV; the protein is encoded by the coding sequence ATGGAACGAGTAGTTCCTCTTGCCAACAAACTTTTGGAAGAGAACGGTAGTATACTCTTGGTTTGTCATGAGAACCCAGATGGCGATACTCTTGGCAGTGCATTGGCACTTTATATTTTTTTAAAAAAGCTAAATAAAGATGTATATGTCTTTTGCAAAGACAATATACCAAAGTTTGCCCAGTTTTTACCAAGGGTAAACGAAGTCCTTCATCCAAAGGACTTGGAAGGCAAAACCTTTGATTTGGCTATAATAGTAGATGCAGCTGGCTTTAAAAGAGCCAATTTTGAAATATCCTCACATCTCAAAGCCCGCATCGACCATCATGTGGGTGGGGATTTCTATGGGCTTTACGATTTTATAGATTTCACATGTGCTTCCACTACACTTTTGGTGTATGAGCTTTTAAAATACATAAACAAAGACCTCATAGACAAAGATATCGCTCTGTGCCTTTACACTGGTCTTTGCACAGATACTGGATTTTTTAGGTATTCCAATACCACAAAAGAAGTTTTTGATGCAGCCTCTTCTTTATGCGCTTATGGAGTAGAACCAAACTACGTCTGGAAAAACTTTGGAGAAAGAGAGAGCTTAGCAAAGCTAAGACTTATAAGCAAAGCCCTAGAAAACCTTGAGATATTCCACAGCGGAAAAACCGCCGGTATCGTTATAACTCAAAGTATGATAGAAGAAACAGGGGCTCTTTACGAAGACACCGAAGGGCTTGTAAATTATCCAAGAAGATTAGAAGGGGTTTATGTGGCTTTTGCTATGATAGAAACCAAAAAAGAAGATGGGTCTACGTTTTGGCGCGTATCTTTAAGAAGCAAAGAAGAGTCTGTAGATGTATCTAAAATAGCCCAGCGTCTTGGTGGCGGTGGTCATAAGTACGCCTCTGGTTGTAAATTGTACGATGATATGCATACATCCTTATATAAGCTCTTAGACAGCATAGCGCTAGAACTAAGTAATCTTGAAAAAGCCAAAGAGATTTCTTTAGAAGAAGTGCAAGTTTAA
- the ppsA gene encoding pyruvate, water dikinase, with amino-acid sequence MSLEGKLVVFLDEVGISDIGYVGGKNASLGEMIRHLKPKGVNVPYGFVVTAEAYRYFIKHNNLEQKIKDTLKDLDPSNLEQLAKKGHAVREMIRAGEFPKDLENEIIKAYEKLSQMYKTHAVDVAVRSSATAEDLPDASFAGQQETYLNVVGAQNVLVAVKNGFASLFTDRAISYRHSHGFDHFKIAISMGVQKMVRSDLGASGVMFTIDTESGFKDVVVINAIYGLGEMIVQGMVTPDEYMVFKPTLKKGFSAIIEKKLGKKDRKMVYGVGSDRVKIVNVPQNEQKVYALNDDEILTLAKWGIEIEEHYKKPMDIEWAKDGNDNQLYIVQARPETVQSRRAQDKLVVYEIKDPLEERIPHRILSGIAVGDKIAKGTVKVIHSIKEAVDFKEGDILVTDITDPDWEPIMKKAAGIITNRGGRTAHAAIVAREFGVPAAVGTQKATEVLKTGMKVTLSCAEGETAYVYDKELDFETKEIDLSNIKKPKTKIMINVADPSSVFRYAAIPNDGVGLAREEFIIANYIKVHPLALINLDYVKEKDPELYKEIENLTFGYDNKEEYYVKKLSYGIAKIAAAFYPNPVIVRFSDFKSNEYAGLLGGKYFEPKEENPMIGWRGASRYYSDKFKTAFGMECKAILRVRNKMGLDNVKVMIPFCRTPQEGAKVLETMKEFGLVRGENGLEVYVMAEIPSNVILAEQYAEIFDGFSIGSNDLTQLTLGIDRDSDLVAHLYDERNEAVKIMVANLIDIAKKTGRKVGICGQAPSDFPDFAQFLVEKGIDSISLNPDSVFKTMLAVVEMEEKLNK; translated from the coding sequence ATGAGTTTAGAAGGTAAGTTGGTAGTGTTCTTGGATGAGGTGGGTATCTCTGATATAGGATATGTAGGTGGCAAAAACGCATCTTTGGGGGAGATGATAAGACACCTAAAACCAAAAGGGGTAAACGTACCTTATGGATTTGTGGTAACTGCTGAAGCCTATAGATATTTTATAAAACACAACAACCTTGAACAGAAGATAAAAGATACATTAAAAGATTTAGACCCTTCAAACTTAGAGCAGCTTGCCAAAAAAGGGCATGCTGTAAGAGAGATGATAAGGGCTGGAGAATTTCCAAAAGACTTGGAAAATGAGATAATAAAAGCCTACGAAAAATTATCACAAATGTATAAAACACATGCTGTAGATGTCGCTGTAAGATCATCTGCCACCGCTGAAGATTTGCCGGATGCCTCTTTTGCAGGTCAACAAGAAACTTACCTAAACGTAGTGGGAGCTCAAAATGTCTTAGTAGCAGTAAAAAATGGTTTTGCATCGCTTTTTACAGATAGAGCTATCTCATACAGACATTCTCACGGCTTTGATCACTTTAAAATAGCTATATCGATGGGTGTACAAAAGATGGTACGCTCAGATCTGGGTGCATCTGGTGTTATGTTTACCATAGACACAGAAAGCGGGTTTAAAGACGTGGTAGTTATAAACGCTATATACGGTCTTGGAGAGATGATAGTACAAGGTATGGTAACTCCAGACGAATATATGGTCTTTAAACCAACACTAAAAAAAGGCTTTTCTGCCATTATAGAAAAAAAACTTGGCAAAAAAGATAGAAAAATGGTATATGGAGTGGGGTCTGATAGGGTGAAGATAGTAAACGTACCTCAAAATGAGCAAAAAGTTTACGCTTTAAACGACGATGAGATATTAACTCTTGCCAAATGGGGTATAGAAATCGAAGAACACTACAAAAAGCCAATGGATATAGAATGGGCTAAAGACGGAAACGACAATCAACTTTACATAGTCCAGGCAAGACCAGAAACAGTCCAATCAAGACGTGCTCAAGATAAGCTCGTTGTATATGAAATAAAAGATCCTCTTGAAGAAAGGATCCCACATAGAATACTAAGCGGTATAGCTGTAGGCGATAAGATAGCAAAAGGCACGGTAAAAGTAATTCACAGTATAAAAGAAGCTGTAGATTTCAAAGAAGGGGATATATTGGTCACAGACATAACAGATCCAGACTGGGAACCTATTATGAAAAAAGCAGCTGGTATCATCACCAACAGAGGTGGTAGAACTGCCCACGCTGCTATAGTGGCAAGAGAATTTGGAGTACCAGCAGCTGTAGGCACTCAAAAAGCAACGGAAGTGCTGAAAACCGGTATGAAAGTAACACTTTCTTGCGCTGAAGGAGAAACTGCTTACGTATACGATAAAGAACTTGATTTTGAGACAAAAGAAATAGATTTATCCAATATCAAAAAGCCAAAAACCAAGATCATGATAAACGTAGCAGATCCAAGCTCTGTGTTTAGATATGCAGCTATCCCAAACGACGGTGTTGGTCTTGCCAGAGAAGAGTTCATAATAGCAAATTACATAAAAGTACATCCTTTAGCCCTTATAAACTTAGACTACGTAAAAGAAAAAGACCCAGAGCTTTATAAAGAGATAGAAAATCTAACATTTGGCTATGACAACAAAGAAGAATACTACGTAAAGAAGCTTTCTTACGGTATAGCAAAGATTGCTGCAGCTTTTTATCCAAATCCTGTGATAGTGAGGTTTTCTGATTTTAAAAGCAACGAATACGCAGGTCTTTTGGGCGGTAAGTACTTTGAGCCAAAAGAAGAAAACCCGATGATAGGTTGGAGGGGAGCATCCAGATATTATTCAGATAAGTTTAAAACGGCTTTTGGTATGGAATGCAAAGCCATATTAAGAGTTAGAAACAAGATGGGTCTTGACAACGTAAAGGTTATGATACCTTTCTGTAGGACACCGCAAGAAGGTGCAAAAGTGTTAGAAACCATGAAAGAGTTTGGGCTTGTAAGAGGGGAAAATGGTCTTGAAGTATATGTGATGGCAGAAATACCAAGCAACGTTATATTGGCAGAACAATACGCAGAGATATTTGATGGATTTTCCATAGGTAGCAATGACCTTACACAGCTTACCCTTGGCATAGATAGAGACTCTGATTTGGTGGCTCATCTTTACGATGAAAGAAACGAAGCTGTAAAAATCATGGTGGCAAACCTCATAGATATAGCTAAGAAAACCGGTAGAAAAGTAGGGATATGCGGACAAGCTCCCAGCGATTTTCCTGATTTTGCCCAATTTTTAGTGGAAAAGGGTATAGATAGTATCTCATTAAACCCAGATTCTGTATTTAAAACTATGCTTGCCGTCGTAGAAATGGAGGAAAAACTAAATAAATAA
- a CDS encoding molybdopterin dinucleotide binding domain-containing protein has translation MIEHLSSKNFDKELIGHCIGCNCGCKFIAYIKDNQIIDVTGHPSDRLGMGSFCTKGIALVQELPFSEFRLKESKAIDIDITNKDTAIYVDRFCTEEELQRAFSFTENIYSNMLYVEKPKTIEIEHIPDKKVILNISEPSYYDVMLSRWIIDAKQKGAKLFSAGAIYTNMSFKANYKKLIPPSEFLSFLENIKNAFEKGYHEDEFINKFSLFSTKLSDALIIIEDSYIRINRDFVLGFLKYMKEKHNIDYIITGNITHWPVKGIEGIDKHEVIVNLGDMFRYIPDGKLDSLSKKDVITISHMANMSANLSRYYLPRKFFIEMDFTKKTAFLEVDSKKLFENENAYTLLDIIPQVDKNISHTKSPKQETITLKGYTLFIGHSVVDEIGHYSRWLHEIEPNQYVYINKTLADSIDITDGELLEITTEYGKAVLKVKISANIPEHTFFISDGFDEYQPFYEGVRPGVLAIDKTFVSVLRYRKL, from the coding sequence TTGATAGAGCATCTTAGTTCAAAAAACTTTGATAAAGAGCTAATAGGTCATTGCATAGGTTGTAACTGCGGTTGTAAGTTTATAGCTTATATAAAAGATAATCAAATAATAGATGTAACAGGGCATCCATCAGACAGACTTGGGATGGGAAGCTTCTGCACAAAAGGTATAGCGCTTGTCCAAGAACTTCCTTTCTCAGAGTTTAGGCTAAAAGAGTCAAAAGCTATTGATATAGACATAACAAATAAAGATACAGCTATATACGTAGATAGATTTTGCACAGAGGAAGAGCTTCAAAGGGCTTTTTCTTTTACAGAAAATATATATTCAAACATGCTTTACGTAGAAAAGCCAAAAACCATAGAAATAGAACATATACCAGACAAAAAAGTCATATTAAACATATCAGAACCCTCTTATTACGATGTGATGCTATCAAGATGGATCATAGACGCTAAACAAAAAGGTGCAAAGCTCTTTAGCGCTGGTGCTATTTATACAAACATGAGTTTTAAAGCAAACTACAAAAAACTTATACCGCCTTCAGAGTTTTTAAGCTTTTTAGAAAATATAAAAAATGCTTTTGAAAAGGGATATCACGAAGATGAATTTATAAACAAGTTTTCGCTTTTTTCAACAAAACTAAGCGATGCTCTTATAATAATAGAAGACAGCTATATTAGGATAAATAGAGATTTTGTTTTGGGATTTTTAAAATATATGAAAGAAAAACATAACATAGATTATATCATTACCGGCAACATAACCCATTGGCCTGTAAAGGGAATAGAAGGAATAGATAAACATGAGGTTATTGTAAACTTAGGGGATATGTTTAGATATATACCGGATGGCAAATTAGACAGTCTTTCTAAAAAAGATGTAATAACCATCTCTCATATGGCAAACATGAGCGCAAATTTATCAAGATACTATCTTCCAAGAAAGTTTTTTATAGAGATGGATTTTACCAAAAAAACAGCGTTTTTAGAAGTAGATTCCAAAAAGCTTTTTGAAAATGAAAACGCCTATACGCTTCTTGATATAATACCACAAGTGGATAAAAATATATCTCATACTAAAAGCCCAAAACAAGAAACTATAACCTTAAAAGGTTATACCCTTTTTATAGGGCATAGTGTAGTAGATGAAATTGGGCATTACTCAAGATGGCTTCACGAGATAGAACCAAACCAATACGTATATATAAACAAAACCCTTGCCGATAGTATAGATATAACCGACGGAGAGCTTTTAGAGATAACCACTGAGTATGGAAAAGCAGTCTTAAAGGTAAAAATATCTGCCAACATACCAGAACATACATTTTTCATCTCAGATGGCTTTGATGAATATCAACCTTTCTACGAAGGTGTAAGACCAGGGGTGCTGGCTATTGACAAAACTTTTGTGAGCGTGTTAAGATATAGGAAGTTATAA
- a CDS encoding enoyl-ACP reductase: MILKGKKALIMGLANDKSIAYGIAKSFKREGADIAISYAGESVKKRVMPIAQELGTELVFECDVSKDQDIENLASNIKEAWNNIDIVVHSIAYAPKDEFKNGVIDTTRSGFNIAMDISVYSFIAVVRAFSNIMNEEGAFLTLSYYGAQKVVPHYNVMGIAKAALESATRYLAFDVAKKNQRVNCISAGPIKTLSAYSITGFHILMEHTVKVSPLGRHVTIEEVGDTAAFLCSEWARGITGQTIYVDSGYSIMGVSDKEEE, translated from the coding sequence ATGATATTAAAAGGTAAAAAAGCTCTTATAATGGGTTTAGCAAACGATAAGAGTATAGCCTATGGTATAGCTAAAAGCTTCAAAAGAGAAGGAGCTGATATAGCTATAAGCTACGCCGGTGAATCTGTGAAAAAAAGAGTGATGCCTATAGCCCAGGAGCTTGGCACTGAGCTTGTTTTTGAATGCGATGTATCCAAAGACCAAGACATAGAAAACCTAGCAAGCAACATAAAAGAAGCTTGGAACAACATAGACATAGTAGTGCATTCTATAGCCTATGCTCCAAAAGATGAGTTTAAAAATGGTGTTATAGATACCACAAGGTCTGGTTTTAACATAGCCATGGATATATCCGTTTATTCGTTCATAGCTGTAGTTAGGGCATTCTCAAACATCATGAACGAAGAAGGGGCGTTTTTGACGCTTTCTTACTACGGAGCCCAAAAGGTAGTACCTCATTACAACGTTATGGGTATAGCAAAAGCAGCTTTAGAAAGCGCCACAAGGTATTTGGCTTTTGATGTAGCAAAGAAAAATCAAAGGGTAAATTGCATATCAGCAGGTCCCATCAAAACACTATCTGCATATAGCATAACTGGTTTTCATATACTGATGGAGCACACCGTTAAAGTAAGCCCCCTTGGAAGACATGTCACCATAGAAGAAGTAGGTGATACAGCTGCATTCTTATGTAGTGAATGGGCAAGGGGCATCACAGGTCAAACCATATATGTAGATAGTGGTTATAGTATAATGGGTGTTTCTGATAAAGAAGAGGAGTAA
- a CDS encoding 2-amino-3,7-dideoxy-D-threo-hept-6-ulosonate synthase encodes MSIGKKIRLERIINRETQKTIIVPMDHGVSSGPIEGLVDMKKTIEAVSEGGANAVLMHKGLVKAGHRGSGKDIGLIIHLSASTDHSPTKNDKVLVCTVEEAIRLGADAVSIHVNIGAPMEREMLRDFGYVSKVCDEWGMPLLAMVYARGHEIKPQDQYDKTFVAHCARIGEELGADIVKVPYTGDVESFKEVVRGTHIPVVIAGGPKMKTEKDVLEMVEGAIKAGAAGLSIGRNIFQAKDPKKITRAMYMIVHEGKTAEEAAKFLHS; translated from the coding sequence ATGAGTATCGGTAAAAAAATAAGACTTGAACGTATCATCAACAGAGAAACCCAAAAGACCATCATAGTACCGATGGATCATGGTGTAAGCTCAGGGCCTATAGAGGGTCTTGTGGATATGAAAAAAACCATAGAGGCCGTATCAGAAGGTGGTGCCAACGCAGTTTTAATGCACAAAGGCCTTGTAAAAGCAGGCCATAGAGGCTCTGGTAAGGACATAGGTCTTATAATACATCTTTCTGCTTCCACAGACCACTCACCTACAAAAAACGATAAGGTATTAGTTTGCACAGTGGAAGAAGCTATAAGGCTTGGAGCGGATGCAGTTTCTATACACGTAAACATAGGGGCTCCAATGGAAAGGGAGATGCTAAGAGATTTTGGTTATGTGTCAAAAGTGTGCGATGAATGGGGTATGCCACTTTTAGCGATGGTATACGCAAGAGGCCATGAGATAAAACCCCAAGACCAATACGATAAAACCTTTGTAGCTCACTGCGCAAGGATAGGAGAAGAGCTTGGAGCTGATATTGTAAAAGTCCCATATACCGGCGATGTAGAGTCTTTCAAAGAAGTGGTAAGAGGCACCCATATACCTGTGGTGATCGCAGGTGGGCCCAAGATGAAAACTGAAAAAGATGTGCTTGAAATGGTAGAAGGTGCTATAAAAGCTGGAGCAGCTGGGCTTTCTATAGGAAGAAATATATTCCAAGCCAAAGACCCTAAAAAGATAACAAGGGCCATGTATATGATAGTACACGAGGGCAAAACTGCAGAAGAAGCAGCTAAATTTTTACACTCATAA
- the glyS gene encoding glycine--tRNA ligase subunit beta, with translation MNDILLELQTEELPSSFLLKANETLKDIVISFLKDKNIGIDNSISVFTTPRRIGILIENLPDHNKKEEILVIGPPYEACYKDGVPTKALEAFLKKNNASLEETFKYEKQGGVYIAIKKQTGGIPIEELFKEFPDFIIKSLNYKKMMRWDNSSMRFPRPIRGIALVLNDRPILPYKNTSKGHRFLSNEFVIEHAKAYEELLKKHYVIPTFKERKSIILDLVLSKAKELNVTPDYEEELIDEITNLVEYPYIVIGEFEKEFLSLPDIVIKTVLAHHQKFITTKQYSITNIFFGISNIEDKKGYIKNGYQKVVKARLRDAIFFYNEDLKKPFHFFVEELKGIMFHHKLGTLFDKTKRHIALGEYLDHQNSVLIRACELSLFDIATNMVKEFDELQGYMGMIYAKAKNEDEELSKALLEQYMPDKIEGIQSTKTGALLGIIVKSDNIVSLIAAGEIPKGTSDAYGIKRNIYGIIKTILDHDLDINLEELFGKVFELLENKEKLLSYEEILSHIKNLFKTRLNTYFEEYPYDIVRAVLEVEDPLKVKDIKNKIELLSSNRDIVESIAKAYKRIRKILPKDFSPKDIKQELFESDLEKELYNILEDIKDKELSKELLEYIDHKKKIIDEFFDKILVMAENIDVRNNRLSLLYNIYKSLKQIADFEHVVIKEA, from the coding sequence ATGAACGATATTCTTTTAGAGCTTCAAACGGAAGAACTACCCTCTTCATTTTTACTAAAAGCCAACGAAACCTTAAAAGATATAGTAATAAGCTTTTTAAAAGATAAAAATATAGGAATAGATAATAGCATCAGCGTATTTACAACCCCAAGAAGAATAGGTATTTTGATAGAAAATTTACCAGATCACAACAAGAAAGAAGAAATCCTTGTAATAGGCCCTCCTTATGAAGCCTGTTATAAAGACGGAGTTCCTACAAAAGCTTTAGAGGCTTTTTTAAAGAAAAATAACGCTTCTTTAGAAGAGACTTTCAAATACGAAAAACAAGGAGGAGTTTACATAGCCATAAAAAAACAAACCGGTGGTATACCAATAGAAGAGCTTTTTAAAGAGTTTCCAGATTTTATAATAAAATCTCTAAACTACAAAAAGATGATGAGATGGGACAACTCTTCTATGAGGTTTCCAAGACCCATAAGAGGTATAGCCCTTGTTTTAAACGACAGACCAATACTGCCTTATAAAAACACATCAAAAGGCCATAGGTTTTTATCCAATGAGTTTGTAATAGAGCATGCAAAAGCCTACGAAGAGCTTTTAAAAAAGCATTATGTAATACCAACATTCAAAGAGCGTAAAAGCATCATATTAGATCTTGTCTTATCAAAAGCCAAAGAGCTAAATGTTACACCAGATTACGAAGAGGAGCTTATAGATGAAATCACAAACTTGGTAGAATACCCATATATTGTTATAGGGGAGTTTGAAAAAGAGTTTTTGAGTTTACCAGATATAGTTATAAAAACTGTGTTAGCTCATCATCAAAAGTTTATTACCACAAAACAATATAGCATTACAAACATATTTTTTGGTATATCAAACATAGAAGATAAAAAAGGTTATATAAAAAACGGTTATCAAAAAGTGGTAAAAGCAAGGTTAAGAGATGCCATATTTTTCTACAACGAGGATCTAAAAAAACCTTTTCATTTTTTCGTGGAAGAGCTAAAGGGTATTATGTTTCACCACAAGCTTGGAACGCTGTTTGATAAAACCAAAAGACATATAGCTTTGGGAGAGTATTTAGACCATCAAAACAGCGTACTAATAAGAGCCTGTGAACTTTCTTTGTTTGATATAGCCACAAACATGGTAAAAGAGTTTGACGAGCTTCAAGGCTATATGGGTATGATATATGCAAAAGCCAAGAACGAAGACGAAGAACTATCAAAAGCCCTTTTAGAACAATATATGCCTGATAAAATAGAAGGTATTCAGTCTACCAAAACGGGGGCTTTGCTTGGTATCATAGTAAAATCAGACAACATAGTATCCCTTATCGCCGCTGGTGAAATTCCAAAAGGTACATCGGATGCTTACGGTATAAAAAGAAACATATACGGTATTATAAAAACTATTTTAGATCATGATCTTGATATAAATTTAGAAGAGCTTTTTGGAAAAGTTTTTGAGCTTTTAGAAAACAAAGAAAAGCTTCTTAGCTACGAAGAGATTTTATCTCATATTAAAAACCTTTTTAAAACAAGACTAAACACTTACTTTGAAGAATATCCTTACGACATAGTAAGAGCTGTTTTGGAAGTAGAAGACCCTCTTAAGGTAAAAGATATAAAAAACAAGATAGAGCTTTTATCTTCCAACAGAGATATTGTAGAAAGCATAGCAAAAGCCTACAAAAGGATAAGAAAAATACTACCAAAAGACTTTAGCCCAAAGGATATAAAACAAGAGCTTTTTGAAAGCGACTTAGAAAAAGAGCTTTACAATATATTAGAAGATATAAAAGATAAAGAACTCTCAAAAGAGCTATTGGAATACATAGACCACAAGAAAAAGATAATAGATGAATTTTTTGATAAAATACTTGTTATGGCTGAAAATATAGATGTTAGAAACAACAGACTTAGCTTACTTTACAATATCTATAAAAGCCTAAAGCAGATAGCAGATTTTGAACACGTTGTTATAAAGGAGGCATAA
- a CDS encoding glycine--tRNA ligase subunit alpha: MYFQDIILNLQDFWSKNGCAIMQGYDIEVGAGTMNPATFLRVLGKKPFSGAYVEPSRRPKDGRYGENPNRLQHYFQFQVILKPAKEDSQELYLKSLETLGIDQNLHDIRFVEDDWESPTLGAWGLGWEVWLDGMEITQFTYFQQAGDIDLDLIACEITYGLERIAMYLQNVDNVFDLKWNKHLTYKDIYFEFEKEWSIYNFEKSNQDRLFKLFEIYEQEAKSLIEEKLVYPAYDYVLKCSHTFNLLDARGAISVQERTNYIKRIKQMASLVASLYIEKENSL, from the coding sequence ATGTATTTTCAGGATATAATACTTAATCTTCAGGATTTTTGGTCTAAAAATGGATGCGCTATAATGCAAGGATACGATATAGAAGTGGGGGCTGGTACTATGAACCCAGCTACTTTTTTAAGGGTGCTTGGCAAAAAACCCTTCAGCGGGGCTTACGTAGAACCATCCAGAAGACCAAAAGATGGAAGATATGGGGAAAACCCAAACAGGCTTCAGCATTATTTTCAATTTCAGGTGATACTAAAACCTGCCAAAGAAGACTCTCAAGAGCTATATCTTAAAAGCTTAGAAACCCTTGGTATAGATCAAAACCTTCACGATATTAGATTTGTGGAAGATGACTGGGAAAGCCCTACACTTGGAGCTTGGGGACTTGGTTGGGAAGTGTGGTTAGATGGGATGGAGATAACACAGTTTACATACTTCCAACAAGCAGGGGATATAGATTTAGATCTTATAGCCTGTGAAATCACCTACGGGCTTGAGCGTATAGCGATGTATCTTCAAAATGTTGACAACGTATTTGATTTAAAATGGAACAAACATCTTACTTACAAAGATATATACTTTGAGTTTGAAAAAGAGTGGTCTATCTACAACTTTGAAAAATCAAACCAAGATAGACTTTTTAAGCTTTTTGAAATATACGAGCAAGAAGCAAAATCTCTCATAGAAGAAAAACTCGTTTACCCGGCTTATGATTACGTATTAAAATGCTCTCATACATTTAACCTTCTTGATGCAAGAGGCGCTATATCTGTCCAAGAAAGAACAAACTACATAAAACGCATAAAACAAATGGCATCTTTAGTGGCTTCTTTATACATAGAAAAGGAGAATAGCCTATGA
- a CDS encoding nucleotidyltransferase domain-containing protein — protein sequence MAFKIKTIEDLKEFLKDYFKDKNVKIYLFGSRAYGNNSDFSDVDIAIDTEEDITECLTLLRYIIEESTLPYKVDFVDLKMAPHLKPIVYEKGQRWL from the coding sequence ATGGCTTTTAAGATAAAAACTATAGAAGATTTAAAAGAGTTTTTAAAAGATTATTTCAAAGATAAGAATGTAAAAATTTATCTGTTTGGTTCTAGGGCTTATGGAAACAATTCAGATTTTTCCGATGTTGATATAGCTATTGACACAGAAGAGGATATAACAGAGTGTTTGACTTTGTTAAGATATATAATAGAAGAAAGCACGCTTCCTTACAAGGTGGATTTTGTGGATTTAAAGATGGCACCTCATCTTAAACCTATAGTTTACGAAAAAGGACAAAGATGGCTTTAG